The Fibrobacter sp. UWR4 DNA segment GCGGTGAACCTTTACCTTGCTGCCAACAGCGTCAAACTTGCTCAAGTCAAAACTGTATTTGGCGGCGGACCCGCTGGTATTCAGCACGACCAGTACCAGGGAGCCGTCCTCGCGGATGGCTGCCAATGTGTTGTCCTTATCGGAATCAATAAAGCGGGAACCCGGACGGATAAACCTGCTGAATGCGGCATGCATATAGAATCGCGGAGCCTTGGTAAAACTCTGGCTCTTGTGATTTGCGGCGAAAGTTCTCCAGTTCTCGGCAGGATCAGCCAGCTGCCAGTCCACCCAGGCGTTTGCCTTCATATCGCGAAGGTCGTGGAGGATCACATCTGCCATCCAGAGGGTAATATCCAAATCGCCGCTACGATGGAGGGGGCCGGATTCAGACTGCCAAATTCTCTTGTCGGCACCGAAGGCGGCATTGTAAAGTTTGCCGCGGGAATCGTATCCAGAATAGCTGTGGGTGTTCACCTGGAACATGTAGGACTTGGCTTCGGCGCTGTATTTATTAAACTGGTTCAGGGCGTCACCGATGTTGGATTCGTCGGCTGCACTGACTGATGTTTCCGGGAAAAGACCTTTCTTCTTGAGAGCCTTGCCCAGTTCCTCGATCATGCCGGACTGATTATTCTTGAATCCGCAACCTTCCTGGTCCTTGTTTTCGGCCCACCAGCCAGCACTAGGTTCGTTGAAGGGTTCCACCGTGCGGAAGGTAATGCCCCATTCCTTCTTGAAATGGAGTGCTACTTCGGAAAGGTAGTCGGCGAAATCGTCAAAGTAGTCGGACTTCAGGTTGTCGGCACCGTTCTTGCCACCGGCAACGCAACCGCTGTTGGTCATCCACCACGGGGGTGAATTGGAAAATGCTTCGTAGATGGGATTCTTGACTTTCTTGTTCAATGCGAACAGAATGTTACGCTGGCTCTGGTCTGCAGTCCAGTCGTAGGCGCCGTTTTCCGTAGGCTTGTAGCCGGGAACGGCACCGCCCCCGTCGCCCTTGGTCAAGTGATTATGGCCGGGCTGGTCTCCCCCACCGATATTGTAGCGGAAAATGTTGTAACCTAGGCCCGAATCCGGGTCCGCAATGGCATCCAACAACTTGAGATAGTTGGATTCGCTCCACTTGCCGGCAAGAACGGCCCACCAGCAAAGGCTGGTACCCCAACCTTCGAAAACCTGATACTTTTTGCCCGGATCAACGGTCACTTTTGTCTGCGCATTGGCAGTTCCACAAGCTAATGCCGCCATCGCAGCGGCCACCACAAACTTTTTACCCATCTTCATACCCTAAAAATCGCTTTTTTTTAGGAAAATGGGTAGAAAAAATGCACTCCCCCATGGACGATTTGTCCTTTTTTTAACGTTCTTTCGTATTACGGGCGGGCCTATCATAACTTATATTCATAAAAAACGGATTCCGTTGATTATAGGTTGGGTTTTTATGAGTCTGAAAGGTTCGTCTCGAGTTATTTTGTCCATTTTGGCTGGTTTTGGGGTTTCTGCATCTTTTGCGGCAGGCCTAAGCGACTGCGCCAACAGCATCAAATTTGATGGTCATCTGAACAACCTCTACAAGGACTTGACCCTCCCCTCCACCGGCGCGGGAATTTCCGGCTGCGAAAATGTGCGTTTTTACTGGACCTCCAGCGACACCACATTCTTGAAAAACGACGGTACCATTGCCGCCCGCCTGGTGAACCAGAATAAGGCGGTGCAGTTGTCTGTAAACGTAACCGACGGCACCCAGATTGAAACCAAGAAGTTCGACGTGAGCATTCACGGTTACGAACCTTACACCAACTACCTGTTCATCTACTTCCCAGCCAACAACAACGAGAACATTTACTACGCCATCAGTAACGATGGCTACAACTTTACTGCCATGAACGGCGGTAACCGCGTTGTGGCCGCAGATTCCGTTAGCCTGAAGAAGGGCCTTCGCGACCCCCACATTTTGCGGGCTCCCGACGGATACTTCTACATGGTGAATACCGACATGAAGAGCGCCGAGGGCTGGGCTAGCAACCGCGGCATGGTGCTGATGCGCTCCAAGGATCTGGTGAGCTGGACTCACAGCACGGTCCATTTCCCGGACAAGTACAAGGGAACCAACTTCGCCAACGTAACCCGCGTGTGGGCTCCCGAAACCATCTGGGACAAGGACTATGTGAATTCCGACGGCAGCAAGGGACGCCTGATGATTTACTTCTCCCTGCTTACAAACGACGGAACCATTCCCTACGACAAGGTTTACTACCTGTACGCCAACGACGACTTTACCGATGTGATTGGCAAGCCCACCTACTTCTTTGACCGCGGCTCCGCCACCATCGATATGGACATTGTCTATAACGAAAACGACAGCCTGTACCACGCCTTCTTCAAGAACGAAGGTGATGGCGGCATCTGTAAGACTACTGCCAAGAAATTGACGGCTCCTGCAGGCAAGGAAGGCTCCCAGTGGAGCAAGCCTAGTGGAACACTGCAGCAAACCAAGGAAGCGGTGGAAGGAGCTGGCGTTTTCAAGCTGATCAATCAGGATTCCTGGATTCTGATGTACGACTGCTACATGAATGGTCATTATCAGTTTACTAGCAGCCCGGACCTCACCAACTTCAAGTTCGTGCAGGATACTAAAATGGCGGGAGCATTTACTCCCCGTCATGGAACCGTATTGCCTATTACTGCGGAAGAAACTCAGCGCTTGATGAAGGTCTTCCCCACGGAAGATTTTTCGCCACGCCAATTCAACGAACCTGATACCTTGAAGACGCTGGCTGGCGGCGAGGCGGTGGTTGGCCCCTGCGCAGGCTCCAAGATCGTGCCCTATTCAAAGGTCAATGATGGCGGCTGGAATCCGACTACAGACCTGCTGGTAGAACCGGGTAGTAACATTACCTTTGGCCCGCATCCGTGGGATGGAAAAATTTGGAAGTGGACGGGTCCGGACTCCTTCGGGACGACCTCCCGCGAAGTGACCCTGAAGGATTTGCAGTGGCAGAACAGCGGCATCTACACGGTGGAATACACCAACGAAACCGGCTGCAAGTCCTATGAAAAGATCAAGCTGGTGGTGAACGATCCGGAACACCCTTATGTGGAACCGGTGGTCTGCAAGGATGACGAAATCCTGAATGACCAGGGCAAGTGCGTTGCCGACACTTCGATGCAGGATTCCCTGCCGGAAGCCATTGGACCTGGCATTGGCCCCGACGTTGGCAATCCGACGGACGTTCATTTCTCGGCGGTTCCGGTGCGTGTCCAGTATTTCAGTATGACGGGCGTACTGCTCCAGGGCAAGCCCAAGCTGGCCGGCGTCTACCTCCGTAGGGA contains these protein-coding regions:
- a CDS encoding glycoside hydrolase; its protein translation is MKMGKKFVVAAAMAALACGTANAQTKVTVDPGKKYQVFEGWGTSLCWWAVLAGKWSESNYLKLLDAIADPDSGLGYNIFRYNIGGGDQPGHNHLTKGDGGGAVPGYKPTENGAYDWTADQSQRNILFALNKKVKNPIYEAFSNSPPWWMTNSGCVAGGKNGADNLKSDYFDDFADYLSEVALHFKKEWGITFRTVEPFNEPSAGWWAENKDQEGCGFKNNQSGMIEELGKALKKKGLFPETSVSAADESNIGDALNQFNKYSAEAKSYMFQVNTHSYSGYDSRGKLYNAAFGADKRIWQSESGPLHRSGDLDITLWMADVILHDLRDMKANAWVDWQLADPAENWRTFAANHKSQSFTKAPRFYMHAAFSRFIRPGSRFIDSDKDNTLAAIREDGSLVLVVLNTSGSAAKYSFDLSKFDAVGSKVKVHRFTLPAALNADADIAISGKSFDVNVGARSMVTMVVENVKGEGSCTTETIVPYVKIQDGGWNETTDVTVNPGDSLVIGPHPWDGGRWVWRGPNDFYQVGREVRFKNMQWQSSGIYKATFNNGAGCESSVSIKVVVNDPDHPYVEPVEPDTSIADTTIADTSKVDTSAADSNLFVASRNFLSMAGISVSRSGGDLQIVAPSKTLTLTIHDMQGILLMRRQINGSATVSVNALSRKGYIVRLADSSGKTQYLKLMR
- a CDS encoding glycoside hydrolase family 43 protein, translated to MAGFGVSASFAAGLSDCANSIKFDGHLNNLYKDLTLPSTGAGISGCENVRFYWTSSDTTFLKNDGTIAARLVNQNKAVQLSVNVTDGTQIETKKFDVSIHGYEPYTNYLFIYFPANNNENIYYAISNDGYNFTAMNGGNRVVAADSVSLKKGLRDPHILRAPDGYFYMVNTDMKSAEGWASNRGMVLMRSKDLVSWTHSTVHFPDKYKGTNFANVTRVWAPETIWDKDYVNSDGSKGRLMIYFSLLTNDGTIPYDKVYYLYANDDFTDVIGKPTYFFDRGSATIDMDIVYNENDSLYHAFFKNEGDGGICKTTAKKLTAPAGKEGSQWSKPSGTLQQTKEAVEGAGVFKLINQDSWILMYDCYMNGHYQFTSSPDLTNFKFVQDTKMAGAFTPRHGTVLPITAEETQRLMKVFPTEDFSPRQFNEPDTLKTLAGGEAVVGPCAGSKIVPYSKVNDGGWNPTTDLLVEPGSNITFGPHPWDGKIWKWTGPDSFGTTSREVTLKDLQWQNSGIYTVEYTNETGCKSYEKIKLVVNDPEHPYVEPVVCKDDEILNDQGKCVADTSMQDSLPEAIGPGIGPDVGNPTDVHFSAVPVRVQYFSMTGVLLQGKPKLAGVYLRRETLNNGLVRTSKFRIR